Part of the Ardenticatenales bacterium genome is shown below.
CGTCTCGCTCCAGGTGACGGTTCCGGCGGTGTTCACTTTGTATACCCAGGCATCGGAGCCGGAGACGCCAAAGGAGGAGGTGGTCCCGGCCACGGCCAGGCCACCATCGCCGGTCTGCCAGATGTCGTTGGCGACGTCGTCCAGGGTTCCACCGTAGGTGCTGGCCCATTGGCCGCCCGTTTGCGGGGCGGCGGGAGCGATTGCCGGCGGGGCGGCGGCGTGGGTGGCCAGGGTGAAGGTGAGGAGGCCGGCAAGGAGCAAGAGGGGAAGGGTGAGGCGGCGAATCATAGCGGGTTCCTTTTGGTGATAGCGGGGCATGCGGTTGAAAAATGGGGGGCGGTGGAGCGGATTATGCCGGCATCACCGCCTCCGGCATAAACTGGGTCTCATACAACGACGTATAGAGGCCATTGCGCGCCAAAAGCTCCTCGTGCGTGCCCTGTTCCACCAGCCGCCCCTTGTCAACCACCAGGATCACATCGGCGGCCAAAATCGTGGAAAGCCGGTGAGCAATCACCAGACTGGTGCGCCCCTTCATCACCCGATGCAATGCCTCTTGTATCAAGGCTTCCGAGAGCGAATCCAGGTGCGACGTGGCCTCGTCCAAAACCAGAATGCGCGGATTCTTCAAAATGACGCGAGCAATGGCAATGCGCTGGCGCTCGCCGCCACTGAGGCGATAGCCCCGCTCCCCCACCACCGTGTCATAGCCGTCCGGCAGACTGGCGACGAAGTCGTGGATATTGGCCGCTTTGGCCGCGGCCACCATCTCCATATCCGTGGCATCGGGGCGGGCGTAGAGCAGGTTGGCGCGGATAGTGTCATAAAACAGGTAGGTCTCCTGCGTGACCATGCCGATGTTGTCGGACAACGAGGACAGCGTGAGGGATTTCACGTCCTGACCATCAAGGCAGACGCGCCCGGTCGTGGGGTCATAGAGGCGGGGGATCAGGTAGGTGATCGTGGTTTTGCCCGCGCCGCTCGGCCCCACCAGTGCCGCCAACTGTCCGGGGGAGATGGAGAAGTTGAGATCCGTCAGTGCCCAGCGGGGTGATGCCGGCATTTCCTCTTTCTCCCCATCCGCCCCATTTTCCCGCTGCTTGCCCCGCTTCAGGTGTGCCGCGCTGCCGCCCCAGGTAAAGCGGGCAATTTCCGCCAACCCCACGGCCTTGTCTTCATTGGCCTGATAGCTGAAGGTGACATCCTCGAAGCGGATACGCCCTTCCACGTCTTGCAAGGCGACGGCGTCCGGCGCTTCGTCGATCTCCACCGGGATGTCCAACGCCTCAAACACGCGCTCAAAGCTGACCATACTTTGCGCGAATTCGACGGGAGCATTGGTGAGGGCCATCAGAGGACCGTAGAGGCGGGTGAGGTAGTTGCTAAAGGCAACTATCGTGCCGATGGTGAAGGCGTCGCGCAAGACGAGGTAGCCGCCAACCCAAAAGACGACGGCGGTTCCGATGGCGCTGACAACGCCGAGGGCCAGCATGAACCATTGGCTGGTCACGGCTGATAGCACGCCAACGTTACGGACATTGCCGGCATGTTCGCTAAACCGACCCATCTCATGCCCCTGCCGCCCGAACAGCTTCACCAGCAGCGCCCCGCTGATATTCAACGTCTCATTCATGACGTTGTTCATCTCCGCGTTGTATTCCATCGACTTGCGGCGCAAATCACGCAGGCGACGGCCCACCCGTCGCGCCGGAAAGAGGAACAGCGGCAGAATGACCAGCCCCAACAGCGTCAGCCGCCATTCGAGCGCAATCATCACCGCCAGCGTCGTCACCAGGGCGATAATGTTGGAGATAATGCTCACCAACGTGCCCGTGACCGCGCTTTGCGCCCCGATCACATCGTTGTTCAGGCGGGACATCAGCTCGCCCGTGCGCGTCTGCGTGAAGAAGCGCAGCGACATGCGCTGCATGTGTCCGTAGGTTGCCCGCCGCAAATCGTAAATAATGCCCTCGCCCACCTGCGACTGCGTGCGCCGCTGGAAAACGCCAATGATGCCGTTGAGCAAGGGAATGGCGATCATACCCAGCGCCAGCCAGTTCAGGCGGCGAAAATCCTTGTTCGGCAGGGCGTTGTCAATCAGATCGCGGAAGAGCAGAGGGGAAACGAGCGAGAGCGCGGAAATCAGCAATATCGTGAGCAGGAGGAGGGCGACTTTGCGGCGATAGGGGTGAGCAAATCCCCAGACGCGCAGCAGCAGTGCCCGCGATACCCGCGGTCGGTCCTGTTTTTCGTCATGGCTGATGAAAGCCCACCAGCCGCCGCCATGAAAGCCCATAATGTTCTCGTCTTTCAGATTGGTTCATTCTTGACTACTGAAAAAAGGCCAAAAACCGGGTTTTTACACATGAACCACTCTGGTAATTTCGGCCGGACACTCGAAAAACCCGGTTTTTTCAGTGTGGGAGTCGTCGCACAGCTTGAAGCAATTGTAGACGGAAATGATTCCTCCGCAACCTGGAAGAATGGGCAGCTCCCCGGCAAACGGCCAGCTTCAAACCATCAAACGTCGTAACGACTAAAGATTGGCCCCATTTCATGCGCTCAATGGCCATTTTCACCGGAGAAAATGGGTCCAATCTGGCTTCGCCGTTACCAAACGTCAATTATCCATCACCCACTCAACTCTATTTTCAACTGCACGTTGCCGATCATGACGACGTCGCCGGCGGAAATGACCGTAGCGCCGGTGACGGGCAGGTTGTTGAGGCGGGTTCCGTTGCGGCTGCCCAGGTCTTCCAGCCACCATTGCTGGCCGCGCAGGGTGATGAGGGCGTGTTCGCTGGAAGCGTAATTGTCCCGCAGGACGATGGTGTTGTTGGGGGAGCGGCCCAGGCTGGTGATGGGCAGGAGGGGAAAGAGGGTGTCGCGTGCCGGCATTTCTTCCAAACTCCCCACAACCCGCAAATACCCATATCGCCGTTGGCGGTCGCTCATTGTCGTCTCCACCACCCGCATATCCTGATAAACAATCCAGGCGATTCCCCCCAGAAAGGCCAGCAGGAGCAATGCCCCCAACAACCGCAGCGCGAACAACACCACCAACAAGTCCATAACCTACGCCGCATCCTGTTCATCATTGAGCCGGGGACGAAATGCCAGCGTGATGTCCCCATCATCCATGTCGGCGGTCGACGCCGGTTCCCGCTCTGACAATCCCTCCGCATAGATCAAGGTTTCCCCGCTGAGGCCGATCACGTCGCCCGCGGTCAGCACAGACTCTTGCGTAATCCGGCCATTGAGGCGCGTCCCCACACGGCTACCCAGGTCATACAGCACAAAACGCCCATAGCGCCAGCGAATCTGGGCGTGGCGGCGGCTGACGGTGGGGGAATCCAGCACCACGTCATTGTCGTCGCGGCGGCCCAGGTTGGTCACCGGCTGGTTCAGGGACACGTGCTGACGACCATTGACGATGAGAAAGGCATCCAGCGCCTGAATGTCGGCCATCATGGCGGATGCAGTCTGCCGCACTTTGAAGATTTGCGTCGTTTCTTCTTCGTCGGCCATTTCTTCGATGTCGATTTGTACCTGGTGCGGGGAGAGATCGGGATCCGGGATCAGCTCTAATGCCGGCATTACCGCCAAAGTCAGGCCAGATTGTTTCATCAAGGAAACGAGTTGCCGCAGGACCTCCGACGGCACATCCGCATGTTGCCGCGCCAACTGCGCCATATCCCCAGGGTGCAGTCGCAAACGGCACACCGACACGACCAATCCCTGTTGCTCCCGATCCTCCAGCACGCGATGAAGCTGCGTCGCCGCCTCCAGCGCCGTAAACTGTCCCCCCAGCAAACGGCTAAAAGAGCCTTCCACGAATCGCTGCGCCAATTGTTCAAAGGAGGTGAATCGCTTCTTGCGTGCCATGAGGAAAGATTATAGTGTGCCCAAAATACCGCGTCAACCAGAGGTCATGGGTCTTCTCTGCACCCAAGCAGCAGCCACAAACCGCGGCACAGACGCGCCCCCAGCCGTTAGCCCGCCACCTGCCCATCCTGTATACTTCCTGCCATGAACGAACCAGCCTTTCGCCTGACCACGCTCGCCTCTTGCGCCGGTTGAGCTTCCAAGCTCGGCCCCGCCGACCTGGCGCACGTGTTGCAGCCACTCCAAAACATCTTCAATCCCGCGGACTATCCCCGCCTGCTGGTTGGACTGGCGGCGGCGGACGATGCCGCCGTCTACCAGATCAACGACCGGCAGGCCATCATCAGCACCACCGACTTCTTCCCGCCTGTCGTGGACGATCCGTATGATTTCGGGGCAATTGCCGCCGCCAATGCCCTTTCCGACATCTACGCCATGGGTGGTGAGGTGCTGTTTGCCATCAATCTGGTCGCCTTCCCCGAGGACGTGGACCGAGACATCTTGCGCGAGATTCTGCGCGGCGGCGCGGAAAAAGTAGCCGAGGCGGGCGGCGTTATCGCCGGCGGACACAGCATTACGGACAAGGAACCGAAGTATGGTCTGGCCGTGACCGGATGGGTGCACCCGCGGCAGATCAAGACCAAAGGCGGAGCCAACCCTGGCGATCGGCTCTTCCTCACCAAACCACTGGGAACCGGCATGGTCACAACGGCGCTGAAGCAGGGACTGGCCCACGCCGACGACGTGCAGGCAGCCGTGGCAAGCATGAAGCAACTGAACAAGGCAGCGGCGCAGGCGGCCATTGCCGCCGGTGTGCGCGCCATGACGGATGTGACCGGCTTTGGCCTGTTGGGGCACGCGCACGAAATGGCCCACCTGGGGCACGTACGCTTCCGCTTGCGCGCGGACCAACTGCCGTGGCTGCCCGGCGCACGGCGTTATGCGGAAATGGGCGCATTTCCCGGCGGCGCGCACCGCAACTATGACTACTTCCATCCCTGGGTCACGTTCGCCCCGGACATCGACGATACGCTGCAAAATATGCTGTGGACGCCCGAAACCTCCGGCGGCATCTTCACCGCCGTTCCCGCCGCGGCCGTGGCCGAGTTCCAGGCGCATTTTCCCGCCGCGCGGCCGGTCGGCGACGTTTTACCGGGCGATGGCCAAATCGAAGTGGTGTGATGACTTCCGGAAAGGTCCCTGGTCAAACTGGAGATTGGACCCATTTCGCGCGCTCAATGTCCATTTTCACCGGAGAAAATGGGGCCAATCTGGCTTACTGGTCAAACTGGAGATTGGACCCATTTCACGCGCTCAACGTCCATTTTCACCAGAGAAAATGGGGCCAATCTGGCATAGCAATTACAATTCCCCCATTAATTATCCCCCCCTGAGGCATTCTGATGGACCGAACCGTTCCCAGCCGTGCAAACGAAGAAATCAACCTGTACATTCGCACCTACTACTCCTTGCTGCGCAGCAGCCACGAAGTGCAGATCAGAACGCTGATTGAGGCGCACACGCGCATGAACTCGGCGCTGCACGTCGATGCGGACGAGACCACGCCCGACATGGCCGCCTTCATCTACAGCATCTTACGGCTCCCCGGCTGCATCCTCAGCGACGCCGACCGCGTGGTCATGGGGCAGTCCGCCGACCTGTTCGTACGTCATGGCTACACGAATATCCGCACGTGGCAGCGCGTCGATCAGCCGGCGCGTCGTCGCCGCGTCCACTACGATGGCAAGCGGACGCTGGCCGTGTACATCACCAGCCGCTCCGACATTGATGACATCATTCCTACGCTCACCGCGTACCAGATCGAACGGGATAAGCTGCACTGGCAGTTGAGTGATACCGGCGTGCGCAACCTGCTGCAAGCCCGCCTGGAAACCGGGCTAAATGATGATGACCTGAAGCAATTAGCGAAAAAAACACAGGTGAGCGAAGACGATTGGGACAGGCTGAGCCGCATCTGGAAGAAGGACGCGGCCAGGAACTTGCTGGCAATCGCGCAGAAGAGGCAGAAGATCGCGGTGCGGTTGTTGGGCAGTTCGCTGGCGGATTACAATAGAGCCACGCGGCGATGGTGGTCCAATGTGGAAGAAACCATGAAACATATCTCCTTCCATGATCGTCCGGTTTACTTTGTCTCCAGCAACACACACAGTCTGGCGAACGTGATCAGTGGCTATGCGCGGTTGCAGCGGGACGAGTTGGTGTCGTTCATTCAGGCGAACGGGGACGGCGAGATGCAGCGGGAGTATGCGGACATCATACAGCGAAATGTGCCCAGCAACTTGGAGAATTTTTTCTACTATGCGCTGAAGAAGTATGAAGGCGCACACCCGGAAACGGTATCACGGCGCATTGAGCAGGAGGAGAATGCCGGCATTACGCGCATTCTCAGCCAGGAAGCATACGACATCGAAGTCCAGGTCGTGGACATGAGCCGTATCAAACCCGACCTGATGGACCCCCGCCTCCGGTTCCCCGGCATGGAACACTTGATCGACAGCGACGCCCTCATCGTCAACATCGACTTTCCCCTGGGCATGGCCGCCTACGAAATCCTCTCCGAAATCTCCAGCAACGTAGACCAGGTTCGCGGCGTGTACATCATGGGCAAAGCCGCCACCCTCAACGGGCGTATCGGCGACGTCATGCTGCCCAAAGTGATTCACGACGAACAGTCCCTGAACACATTTCTCATTGAAAACTGCTTCGCCGCCGAAGACGTAGCCCCCTACCTCGTCTACGGAACCGTGCTGGACAACCAGAAAGCCATCAGCGTACGGGGCACATTCCTGCAAAACGAGCAGTACATGGCCATCTTCTACCAAGAAGGCTACACTATCCTGGAAATGGAAGCCGGCCCCTATCTCAGTTCCGTCTACGAAATGGTGCGTCCGCAACGGTATCCCCAAAACGAACTGATTGACCTGCACGAAGCCCCATTCCCCATTGGCATCCTGCATTACGCCTCGGACACACCCTTCAGCAAAGGCAAAAACCTGGGGTCGCAAAACCTCTCCTATTTCGGTATGGACCCCACCTACGCCACCATGATCGCCATCGTCCGCGCCATCTTCCGCGAAGAAGTGCGACGACTGAGCAGCGAGAAAATCCTGAATCACTTCCTCGACCGCCACCGCGCGTAGCCCGTTATCTATCTTCCCGGAAGCTATGAGCTTCCAGGAAGATGAAAGGAATTCCTCATGTCCTATCCATCCGTCTATCACCAACGCCTGGCCCTCCTCCGCGCACAATTCCCCGCCTGGGGCATTGACGCCATTCTCATCGGCAGTCCGCAAAATCGCCGCTGGCTCAGCGGCTTCACCGGCTCCGCCGCGCAACTCATCATCACCGCCGACCGGGCACTGCTGGCGACGGACTCGCGCTATTGGGAGCAGGCCGCGCATGAAGCGCCGGCATTTCAACTGTGGAAGTTGGGGCACGACCGCGAAGGAGACTTCGAGGCGGCGGTGGCGGCCAGCGGGGCAACGCGCATTGGCGTGGAAAGCCAGCACATGACGCTGGCGGCGTTTGCGCGCTTGCGCCGGATGACGGGGGTTGACTGGGTGGAATGCAAGGAAACGGTGGAGCCGATGCGGGCTATCAAGTCGGAGGCGGAGATAGATTTGATTGCCCAGGCCGCGGCCATCACGGACGCCGCCATGAACCAGATGCAGACGTTGGCTCGTGCCGGCATAACCGAGAAAGAACTCGCCTGGCTGTTGGAACGCACCATGCGCGAAGCGGGCGCGGACGGCATGGCCTTCACCGTCATCGTCGCCAGCGGCCCCAACGCGGCGCTGCCGCACCACCACCCCGGCGACCGCCGCCTGCAAGCGGGCGACGCCATCGTCGTGGACATGGGGGCGATGCTGGATGGCTACCATAGCGATCTGACGCGCACCTTTTTCCTGGGCGCGGAACCGGATGATGCGTTTTGGGAGGTGTACAACCTGGTTTTGGCGGCACAGGAAGCGGCTCTTGATGGCCTTCGTGCCGGCATAACGGGCAAAGAAGCAGACGCCCTGGCCCGCGACGTGATCACCGCCGCCGGGCACAGCGAGCATTTCGGGCATGGATTGGGACACGGCGTCGGCCTGGAAATCCACGAGGAACCGCGCCTCTCCGTGCTGCGCGAGCAGGAAAAGCTGGCCAGCGGCATGGTCGTCACCGTCGAACCCGGCGTCTACATCCCCGGCTGGGGCGGCGTGCGCATCGAAGACCTGGCCCTGGTCACGGAAAACGGCATCCACCTCCTCAGCCACGCCGCGAAGAATCCGATCATTCCCCAGCGGTAAATAGGTGTGTATCATAATTGTTGAACGAACTGGCGATCGTCAACACACTGGACCCCTTCCCCTTCCTGGGCATGGCCGTCAACTACGCCTGCCAGAGCGATCCCGCCACCTGCACGGCAGCACCAACCTGCGCGGACGGGAGCAACTGACGGCAAACGCCACCTCGGGGCGCTTCCATCGTGCATTGGCGGGTTTCCCATTTCCGCAACGTTACCTCTTGCCACCGGAACTTCGTAAAAAAGCCTCGATGACCGACCACTTACCCAAGAGGATTTTCGCTCACCGGCGGGCAAAACAGGCTGCCGCGAGTGTTTCGACCTGAAAACAAGTCTGTTTGGTCACATTTTTAGGGTTCTTGGTGATGGATGCCGGCATCTAAACAATACCGGCTTCCCTTAATTGATTGTTTATGTCAATAAACTTAGCAGAAAGTAGAGTGGTTATTTTGATGCAAGGTAACTACAAGCCTCTCCAGGAGAGGCTTAGTAACCGCCCGAAAACAACTTCACACTTCTTGCGGGCGGTTACTGCCAAGCTGCCCGCACATTTCCGCTAATTTAATTGCGGGCAGCCACTTAGTTGTAATACCTCAATACATCGTGAAAACGATTTTAGACCTTAACAACCGAATAAGGCAAATAGCAGCGGGCATTGTAATAAATCAGCCCCAGGTCGTCGTTGTGCTTCTGGCCGGTGAAGCCGCGGTCGGTGTAGGTTTGGCTGGGCGCGGTGCGGTAGCTGCCGAAGGCTTGCCCTGAGTTTATCGAAGGGGAGGTAGCGGGCGCGGCTGCCGGCAACCAGGCCGCCACCATTATTGAAGCTCATGACGCTGTTGCTGCCCAGGCCTGCCCTGAGCCTGCCGAAGTGTGGTCCGTATGTAAGTGTAGCAGGTTGTTGGTCTCGCCAGGGACGACCTTCCGAACGGCGACCGCCTGGCCGGACGCAGTCGGTTCTGGGACAACATTTTCGTTGAACGGCTGTGGCGGTCAGTCAAACACGAGAACATTTACATCCAAGAGTACGATACAGTGTCCGACCTGACCACCGGCTTGGCAGACTGCTTCCAGCTCTGCAATTACGAACGCCCGCATCAGGACCTTGGCTACCTGACACCTGCCGATATTCATTTTGCCGCTAACACTCCAATTCTGTGACCCAATGATCCACCTTAATTTCGTCAATCCGTGGTCTTGACAATGGGGGTCACTTTACTATGATGTGGTCGAGGAATTGACGGCCCAACGCCAGGCTGTGCTGGCCGCCACGTATGCGCAACATCCAGAATGATTTGTGCGGGGACAGCCAGTGGCGCCGAAGCTGGCAACGGCCGTTTGGATTAACCCGCCTCAGCAGGTGGGTGACGAGCAACCGTCGTAGGGGCTCAAGTGGAAAACGCTCCGCAGGCTCCGCGTTTTCCACTTGTCCATCAGCCCAATGAGCGAGACATTGCTCTCTAATTTATCGATTTTCGTGTCTCAAAACTATTGACACATTCCGACCATCATGCCCGTTAATACCTGGTACAGTCGCGGGTGTAATTTGATACTGCATCGCGCAGGAGAGTTTTCTATGGTCTTGGTTCAACTCGATAAGTAAAGCTACTGCAACTATGCAGTGCATCCATGTTAGGAATACCCTTTAGTCCCAATAGAGACTCTTTTCCATAAAGATTAGGATAAGATAGCATTAAGAATTCGTAGTCTTCTAGATGATCCCTGAAGCAGTAGGTCTGGTCATGCCTATAATCAGTTCCTCCGAATTCATTGTATTCAATCAGGTATTTGCAAAAGTAACAAGCCTGCAATTTATAGGAGGGTCCTAATTGCGTGCGTAGGTCCTCTGCAGCATTCCCAAAATCAAGATGTTTTTGAGTCTCGATACGCTTTTGGTCTATATACAATCTCAATTTGTACACAACTGTGCCTGAATCTCGAACACTGTAAGGATATAACCACTCTTCTAGATCAGAAATCATGTGTGAGTCTTCACTAACTATAATAACTTTATGAAAGAGGACTATTGCACTGGTAAGTGGGAGTTGGTCTAATATATTGGATAAAGCATCAAAGTATTTTGCGCTCTCACTTTTATATTCTTTGTTTTGGATGTTCACACGAAACATGAAGCCGACAGATCGCCCATACCTATATTCTACCTGTATGACTTCCCTATAACCGTCGTTAATAAAATAGCCGACATGACGGCGTGCAACCTGACTGTTAGGATCTTTTTCAAGAGACTTCATCCCCTTACTCCATTTTCATTTTAGCATATACTATGGCGTGGATTTGCCTAATGAGCGAATCCACATGTTTAACCTATCAAAAACATTACCAGAATTTCCTGCACCTGCAAAGACTGAAAAATGGCCAGGACCATATTGTTCAGTATAAACAGGTCTTCCTACCCGTAAATCATCAGCCAGTTGAACATAATCATCGTAAGAATGAATCCAATTCCTTTCAGTTTGAGGAAGTGGAGTATCACCGTTCCTTACACAATTCCGACAAAAAACTGAAGCGCCATCTTCATCTACTCTTAATCTACCAGTTCTGCGTACTAAATCCGGTTGGTGAGTTCCACAATTTAAGCATGTGTTACCATTTGCTCCTAGTGAATTGATACCTCCACCTCCGAAGCCGCCAACACCGTCAGCTTTTTCTCCCAAGTCAGCTTCCATAGCATAAATTAACGCTCCTGACACAGTCAATAGTTCAGCCATATCCGCAATGGGATAAAGTCCGTTCACCCCGTGGTTTATGAAGCTCATTGCGCCTGTAATGGATT
Proteins encoded:
- a CDS encoding aminopeptidase P family protein, whose product is MSYPSVYHQRLALLRAQFPAWGIDAILIGSPQNRRWLSGFTGSAAQLIITADRALLATDSRYWEQAAHEAPAFQLWKLGHDREGDFEAAVAASGATRIGVESQHMTLAAFARLRRMTGVDWVECKETVEPMRAIKSEAEIDLIAQAAAITDAAMNQMQTLARAGITEKELAWLLERTMREAGADGMAFTVIVASGPNAALPHHHPGDRRLQAGDAIVVDMGAMLDGYHSDLTRTFFLGAEPDDAFWEVYNLVLAAQEAALDGLRAGITGKEADALARDVITAAGHSEHFGHGLGHGVGLEIHEEPRLSVLREQEKLASGMVVTVEPGVYIPGWGGVRIEDLALVTENGIHLLSHAAKNPIIPQR
- the selD gene encoding selenide, water dikinase SelD; translated protein: MNEPAFRLTTLASCAGUASKLGPADLAHVLQPLQNIFNPADYPRLLVGLAAADDAAVYQINDRQAIISTTDFFPPVVDDPYDFGAIAAANALSDIYAMGGEVLFAINLVAFPEDVDRDILREILRGGAEKVAEAGGVIAGGHSITDKEPKYGLAVTGWVHPRQIKTKGGANPGDRLFLTKPLGTGMVTTALKQGLAHADDVQAAVASMKQLNKAAAQAAIAAGVRAMTDVTGFGLLGHAHEMAHLGHVRFRLRADQLPWLPGARRYAEMGAFPGGAHRNYDYFHPWVTFAPDIDDTLQNMLWTPETSGGIFTAVPAAAVAEFQAHFPAARPVGDVLPGDGQIEVV
- a CDS encoding ABC transporter ATP-binding protein codes for the protein MGFHGGGWWAFISHDEKQDRPRVSRALLLRVWGFAHPYRRKVALLLLTILLISALSLVSPLLFRDLIDNALPNKDFRRLNWLALGMIAIPLLNGIIGVFQRRTQSQVGEGIIYDLRRATYGHMQRMSLRFFTQTRTGELMSRLNNDVIGAQSAVTGTLVSIISNIIALVTTLAVMIALEWRLTLLGLVILPLFLFPARRVGRRLRDLRRKSMEYNAEMNNVMNETLNISGALLVKLFGRQGHEMGRFSEHAGNVRNVGVLSAVTSQWFMLALGVVSAIGTAVVFWVGGYLVLRDAFTIGTIVAFSNYLTRLYGPLMALTNAPVEFAQSMVSFERVFEALDIPVEIDEAPDAVALQDVEGRIRFEDVTFSYQANEDKAVGLAEIARFTWGGSAAHLKRGKQRENGADGEKEEMPASPRWALTDLNFSISPGQLAALVGPSGAGKTTITYLIPRLYDPTTGRVCLDGQDVKSLTLSSLSDNIGMVTQETYLFYDTIRANLLYARPDATDMEMVAAAKAANIHDFVASLPDGYDTVVGERGYRLSGGERQRIAIARVILKNPRILVLDEATSHLDSLSEALIQEALHRVMKGRTSLVIAHRLSTILAADVILVVDKGRLVEQGTHEELLARNGLYTSLYETQFMPEAVMPA
- a CDS encoding FHA domain-containing protein; this translates as MDLLVVLFALRLLGALLLLAFLGGIAWIVYQDMRVVETTMSDRQRRYGYLRVVGSLEEMPARDTLFPLLPITSLGRSPNNTIVLRDNYASSEHALITLRGQQWWLEDLGSRNGTRLNNLPVTGATVISAGDVVMIGNVQLKIELSG
- a CDS encoding RHS repeat-associated core domain-containing protein, with product MSNTLLIGQQHNDDLGLIYYNARYYLPGVGRFVNADTIVPDATNPQFFNRYAYVLNSPLTLIDPSGHRPSDGCDYEGCLSDPDSWGSNFIDYLIQNTEFSNPNDNPIGQIIIRQFSFILPLGMEDGASANAIVTESITGAMSFINHGVNGLYPIADMAELLTVSGALIYAMEADLGEKADGVGGFGGGGINSLGANGNTCLNCGTHQPDLVRRTGRLRVDEDGASVFCRNCVRNGDTPLPQTERNWIHSYDDYVQLADDLRVGRPVYTEQYGPGHFSVFAGAGNSGNVFDRLNMWIRSLGKSTP
- a CDS encoding transposase, which gives rise to MAGRSRFWDNIFVERLWRSVKHENIYIQEYDTVSDLTTGLADCFQLCNYERPHQDLGYLTPADIHFAANTPIL
- a CDS encoding DUF3662 domain-containing protein, whose amino-acid sequence is MARKKRFTSFEQLAQRFVEGSFSRLLGGQFTALEAATQLHRVLEDREQQGLVVSVCRLRLHPGDMAQLARQHADVPSEVLRQLVSLMKQSGLTLAVMPALELIPDPDLSPHQVQIDIEEMADEEETTQIFKVRQTASAMMADIQALDAFLIVNGRQHVSLNQPVTNLGRRDDNDVVLDSPTVSRRHAQIRWRYGRFVLYDLGSRVGTRLNGRITQESVLTAGDVIGLSGETLIYAEGLSEREPASTADMDDGDITLAFRPRLNDEQDAA